In Marinicauda algicola, one DNA window encodes the following:
- a CDS encoding ATP-binding protein has product MGFTNARATARAEEIARQTKTARRVLVARSALRAVPMNIITAALLSIFMLGHVEPMAHAAWFVLVTGAALLRLGTMLRARRADRAPTDREIAAYIAFSALIGTCWGAVPLLVGPMAPPIVSQACALVISGMVAGAVMTSAAEQRVAMAFAVPALGLWAAALAFTGSVFGYLMVLMLGAFLLALRGLSQAYSQTLIDAVKTNVELEETRRETEEQSRAMASLAERQEGAARAAEEHARANAAILANMSHELGTPLNGILGMSQLLDEAGLGEDQRRMVRRIRESGETLSRLVGDILDVSRIQAGRLELVLDDLTAREIGDRARRFAGPLAKEKGLGFEVRYSGDADRALRADETRIMQIVKIFLANAVRFTETGGVSLGIDLKAGGGDYAALRLEVRDTGSGVPESARDRLFDAFSAEKVDEAIREAGTGLGLHLASRLAELMNGRVGYEPTESGSVFFLELRLRMSSKADRYAENERLDLTSRRLRVLAAEADPSRRSVLLGYLKSFNCVVTCAATGREVSEALTAAAYDAVVLGLVLEDCTPEDAAADIRALPSTNSLTPVVRLDPDLELPLRELGGDIYVRAPVSGEPLLEGLRRALESDPTAAASLRRIAS; this is encoded by the coding sequence ATGGGGTTCACCAACGCTCGCGCCACCGCGCGTGCCGAAGAGATCGCGCGCCAGACCAAGACGGCGCGCCGGGTGCTGGTTGCCCGCAGCGCGCTGCGGGCCGTCCCTATGAACATCATCACCGCGGCGCTGCTCAGCATCTTCATGCTGGGCCATGTCGAGCCTATGGCCCATGCCGCCTGGTTCGTGCTGGTCACCGGGGCCGCACTGCTGCGCCTGGGCACGATGCTGCGCGCGCGCCGCGCCGACCGGGCCCCGACCGACCGCGAGATCGCGGCCTACATCGCCTTCTCCGCGCTCATCGGCACGTGCTGGGGGGCGGTGCCGCTGCTAGTCGGGCCCATGGCCCCGCCCATCGTCAGCCAGGCCTGCGCCCTGGTGATCTCCGGCATGGTGGCCGGCGCGGTCATGACCTCGGCCGCCGAGCAGCGCGTGGCCATGGCCTTCGCCGTACCGGCGCTGGGATTGTGGGCGGCCGCGCTCGCCTTCACCGGCTCGGTGTTCGGCTATCTCATGGTTCTGATGCTCGGCGCCTTCCTGCTGGCTCTGCGTGGCCTGTCGCAGGCCTATTCCCAGACCCTGATCGATGCGGTGAAGACGAATGTCGAGCTGGAGGAGACGCGCCGCGAGACCGAGGAACAGTCGCGCGCCATGGCCAGCCTTGCCGAGCGCCAGGAGGGTGCGGCGCGGGCCGCCGAGGAACATGCGCGCGCCAATGCCGCCATCCTGGCCAATATGAGCCACGAACTCGGGACCCCGCTGAACGGCATCCTGGGCATGTCCCAGCTGCTCGACGAGGCAGGCCTCGGCGAGGACCAGCGCCGCATGGTGCGCCGCATCCGCGAGAGCGGCGAGACGCTGTCGCGCCTGGTCGGGGACATCCTCGACGTCTCGCGCATCCAGGCCGGCCGGCTGGAACTCGTGCTCGACGACCTGACCGCACGCGAGATCGGCGACCGCGCCCGGCGCTTTGCCGGTCCGCTCGCGAAGGAAAAGGGCCTCGGCTTCGAGGTGCGCTATTCCGGCGATGCCGACCGCGCGCTGCGCGCCGACGAGACCCGGATCATGCAGATCGTCAAGATCTTCCTCGCCAATGCGGTCCGCTTCACCGAGACCGGCGGGGTCTCGCTCGGCATCGATCTCAAGGCCGGCGGCGGCGACTACGCGGCCCTCAGGCTGGAGGTCCGCGACACCGGCTCCGGCGTGCCGGAATCGGCGCGCGATCGCCTGTTCGACGCCTTTTCCGCCGAGAAGGTGGACGAGGCCATCCGCGAGGCCGGCACCGGGCTCGGCCTGCACCTCGCCTCGCGCCTGGCCGAGCTGATGAACGGGCGCGTCGGCTACGAGCCGACCGAGAGTGGCTCGGTCTTCTTCCTCGAGCTGCGCCTGCGGATGTCGAGCAAGGCCGACCGCTATGCCGAGAACGAGCGCCTGGACCTCACGAGCCGGCGCCTGCGCGTGCTGGCGGCCGAGGCCGATCCCTCGCGGCGCTCGGTCCTGCTGGGCTATCTGAAGTCCTTCAACTGCGTCGTCACCTGCGCGGCGACGGGCCGCGAGGTGAGCGAAGCCCTGACCGCGGCCGCCTACGACGCGGTGGTGCTGGGTCTCGTGCTGGAGGACTGCACGCCGGAAGATGCCGCCGCCGACATCCGCGCGCTGCCTTCGACGAACTCGCTGACCCCGGTCGTGCGCCTCGACCCCGATCTCGAACTGCCGCTGCGCGAGCTCGGCGGGGACATCTATGTGCGCGCCCCGGTTTCCGGCGAGCCGCTCCTGGAAGGGCTCCGCCGCGCTCTGGAGTCCGATCCGACCGCCGCGGCGAGCCTGCGCCGGATCGCCTCCTGA
- a CDS encoding DUF3299 domain-containing protein — translation MTLAARFAFAAACALALAVAGCERGSGGAPSEAPLEISWPDLLPESERETLAAMRAGQAGQSELREYSASAREHQAGSFRVVEALDGRYVRMPGFLLPLDVAQRGQAREFLLLPYHGACVHYPAPPPNQIVYVTSQEPIRFDGLWDPVWIEGVIEIQRMSTELAESAYAMEVSAVEPYAP, via the coding sequence ATGACCCTCGCCGCGCGATTCGCCTTCGCCGCCGCGTGCGCCCTCGCCCTGGCCGTCGCCGGATGCGAGCGCGGCAGCGGTGGCGCGCCCAGCGAGGCGCCCCTGGAGATCTCCTGGCCCGACCTCCTGCCCGAGAGCGAGCGCGAGACGCTCGCCGCGATGCGGGCCGGACAGGCCGGGCAAAGCGAGCTTCGCGAATACTCCGCCTCCGCGCGCGAGCACCAGGCGGGCAGCTTCCGGGTGGTGGAGGCGCTCGACGGACGCTATGTGCGCATGCCGGGCTTCCTCCTGCCGCTCGACGTTGCGCAGCGCGGCCAGGCGCGCGAGTTCCTGCTGCTGCCCTATCACGGCGCCTGCGTGCACTATCCCGCCCCGCCGCCGAACCAGATCGTCTACGTCACCTCCCAGGAACCGATCCGCTTCGACGGGCTGTGGGACCCGGTCTGGATCGAGGGCGTCATCGAGATCCAGCGCATGTCCACCGAGCTTGCCGAAAGCGCCTACGCGATGGAGGTGAGCGCGGTGGAGCCCTACGCGCCCTGA
- a CDS encoding STAS/SEC14 domain-containing protein: MTISNWKHLDRRTAQVTMSGQITGEEYREAAGSLARIAAETPVRQLVIDELQVERQAHEDPGTRIAEDAARAMREGGIDRIAFLEAHSSRLADAFRQAFRRLGGEVETFARLRDAQGWLEVFHSGSAPDESAVARGAS; the protein is encoded by the coding sequence ATGACCATTTCGAACTGGAAGCATCTCGACCGGCGCACCGCCCAGGTCACGATGAGCGGCCAGATCACGGGCGAGGAGTACCGCGAGGCCGCCGGCAGCCTCGCCCGCATCGCCGCGGAAACCCCGGTGCGCCAGCTCGTCATCGACGAGCTCCAGGTCGAGCGCCAGGCCCACGAGGATCCCGGAACGCGTATCGCCGAGGATGCCGCGCGGGCCATGCGCGAGGGCGGAATCGACCGCATCGCCTTCCTCGAAGCCCATTCCAGCCGGCTCGCCGACGCGTTCAGGCAGGCCTTCCGGCGCCTCGGCGGCGAGGTGGAGACCTTCGCCCGGCTGCGCGACGCGCAGGGCTGGCTCGAGGTGTTCCACTCCGGCTCCGCGCCGGACGAGAGTGCCGTCGCCCGGGGCGCGAGCTGA